From a single Pseudoalteromonas nigrifaciens genomic region:
- a CDS encoding tape measure protein: protein MSNKLNLALRLSYDGKAVTTGARQNVNELNRIQQAVQRQVAANQQLGASQARTMQQQGAMTRQLGLMNSAYGQIGATLTTLVGIGTATMFVRDTGAAQMLDQRIRGLTSSAQEYAQVQAYLFAASDRLNTGYTTLADSYSKILTLQDAGVVSQTQGKAILEGMANAAAKTGASNVQLSQSLFGMTQGMTAGTLRAEELNQVTEPLPGLMQKLDKATGGAAGSFRQMVNAGQVTSQMFKTYLIKALDDYAGAAEATEGKINASFAEMGNEYQRLIRKYEEPVNFAVTSVVDSITDTMAYLRENEGAVDSLMMATSGLAAVLTGHLVAGLAASSKGYIANVAAKSKALIADAALAKQAKATAIAEHQRALADQAAAKRQLAMAHTDGTRAAGVNKLAAANMQVAATQGAVNATTSAYGPIARRATLAARGLSAVMGLLGGPVGLLVTAGIGLAYFASQGDDATDSVNKLKEASKDLNPYANLTGSQAQGLLLMAQGRIKGAIQLADEARDRFNNPFLKGKFSDVEAAEKRVTDLKNEVVALQQVLAIKESEKPKPVVTSSVLPDNIKRLEVSLMAEEARLKDSYDKRKQMVITARSNDAGNKAKYDEILKQLDIKYSDDLKSIAVKREADKTRIQNQAEEKRKNDLQRDLENRIAVVKGFAGREALAAYNNELSVEQARQQARVDAKRRAQIGLAANDDAGELEYNADSQIKDLERQTELNAANGYYSQREADEAAHQERLMQIKTRHTGALQSNVLAFANFEKQTETEKASAIVGLGAATFKTMAGQSKTAFKAYKAFAIAQAVINTYQGATAAFTSLASIPIIGPVLGGVAAAGAVMSGLQQVRQIKAQQPAGIAHGGLDYVPNESTYVLQRGERVLSPKQNTEISQMARRYNGGGAANDAGSGGVSISITNQITVQGSTNEQNSQAVGQDIARQVVGVVVANIQENGSIIRAVRGAA from the coding sequence GTTTGTGCGCGATACGGGCGCTGCCCAAATGTTAGATCAGCGTATAAGAGGCTTAACCAGCTCGGCGCAAGAATATGCGCAAGTACAAGCGTACTTGTTTGCTGCCTCGGATAGATTAAACACCGGTTACACCACCCTTGCCGACTCCTACAGTAAAATTTTAACTCTACAAGATGCCGGCGTTGTAAGCCAAACCCAAGGTAAAGCCATTTTAGAGGGCATGGCTAATGCGGCGGCAAAAACAGGTGCGAGTAACGTACAGTTAAGCCAGAGTTTATTTGGTATGACTCAGGGCATGACTGCCGGCACGTTACGCGCAGAAGAGTTAAACCAAGTAACTGAGCCATTGCCAGGCTTAATGCAAAAACTAGATAAAGCCACGGGTGGCGCTGCCGGTAGTTTTAGGCAAATGGTTAATGCCGGTCAAGTTACTAGCCAAATGTTTAAAACCTACTTAATTAAAGCCCTGGATGATTACGCCGGTGCAGCTGAGGCCACCGAAGGTAAAATAAACGCCAGCTTTGCTGAAATGGGTAACGAATACCAGCGCTTAATACGCAAATACGAAGAGCCAGTAAATTTTGCTGTGACCAGTGTGGTAGATAGTATTACCGACACTATGGCTTATTTACGTGAGAACGAAGGCGCCGTAGATAGTTTAATGATGGCAACAAGTGGATTGGCTGCCGTTTTAACAGGGCATTTAGTTGCTGGGTTAGCCGCAAGCTCTAAAGGCTATATTGCCAATGTTGCCGCAAAAAGTAAGGCGTTAATTGCTGATGCAGCCTTGGCAAAACAAGCAAAAGCGACTGCTATTGCAGAGCACCAAAGAGCATTAGCTGATCAGGCCGCTGCAAAAAGGCAGCTAGCAATGGCGCATACTGATGGCACTAGAGCAGCTGGAGTTAATAAGTTAGCTGCAGCTAATATGCAAGTAGCCGCAACACAAGGGGCAGTGAACGCTACAACCAGCGCGTATGGACCTATTGCTCGTAGAGCGACCCTTGCAGCTCGTGGGCTTAGTGCTGTTATGGGGCTACTAGGCGGGCCTGTTGGCCTACTTGTCACAGCTGGAATTGGTCTTGCTTACTTTGCAAGCCAAGGCGATGACGCTACCGACTCAGTTAATAAACTTAAAGAAGCAAGTAAAGATTTAAACCCATATGCCAACTTAACTGGTAGCCAAGCACAAGGCTTATTGCTAATGGCTCAGGGGCGGATTAAAGGCGCAATACAGCTAGCCGATGAAGCAAGAGACCGATTTAATAACCCTTTTTTAAAAGGTAAATTTTCGGATGTGGAAGCTGCTGAAAAGCGTGTTACTGACTTAAAAAATGAAGTGGTGGCACTGCAACAAGTACTTGCTATTAAAGAGAGTGAAAAGCCTAAACCAGTAGTAACAAGCTCTGTGCTACCAGACAACATTAAGCGCTTAGAAGTGAGCTTAATGGCTGAGGAAGCTCGTTTAAAAGACAGCTACGATAAACGTAAGCAAATGGTGATCACCGCTCGTAGCAACGATGCTGGTAATAAAGCTAAATACGATGAAATTTTAAAGCAGCTTGATATTAAGTACAGTGATGACTTAAAAAGTATAGCTGTTAAGCGCGAAGCTGATAAAACGCGGATACAAAACCAAGCAGAAGAAAAGCGTAAAAATGACTTACAACGTGATTTAGAAAACCGTATTGCCGTAGTTAAAGGTTTTGCTGGGCGTGAAGCGCTGGCTGCTTACAACAACGAACTGAGTGTTGAGCAAGCTAGGCAACAAGCCAGAGTTGATGCAAAACGCCGAGCACAAATTGGCTTGGCGGCTAATGATGATGCGGGCGAACTTGAATACAATGCTGATAGCCAAATTAAGGATTTGGAACGACAGACAGAACTTAATGCAGCTAACGGTTATTACAGCCAGCGCGAGGCTGACGAGGCAGCTCATCAAGAGCGGTTAATGCAAATTAAAACCCGCCATACAGGAGCACTGCAAAGCAATGTTTTAGCATTTGCTAACTTTGAAAAACAAACCGAAACAGAAAAAGCGAGTGCTATTGTTGGTTTAGGTGCTGCCACATTTAAAACTATGGCAGGACAAAGTAAAACAGCCTTTAAAGCGTATAAAGCATTTGCTATAGCGCAAGCGGTAATTAATACATACCAAGGTGCCACTGCTGCATTTACCTCACTTGCGTCTATTCCTATTATTGGCCCTGTGCTGGGTGGTGTAGCAGCTGCGGGTGCTGTTATGAGCGGCTTACAGCAAGTACGACAAATAAAAGCACAGCAACCAGCGGGTATTGCGCACGGTGGTTTAGACTATGTACCTAACGAATCCACTTATGTACTGCAGCGTGGTGAGCGTGTATTAAGCCCGAAACAAAATACCGAAATTAGCCAAATGGCACGACGTTATAATGGTGGCGGCGCTGCTAATGATGCTGGTTCTGGCGGGGTTAGTATTAGTATTACCAACCAAATTACGGTGCAAGGCTCAACTAATGAGCAAAACTCGCAAGCAGTTGGCCAAGACATAGCACGCCAAGTAGTGGGTGTTGTGGTAGCTAATATACAAGAAAACGGCTCGATTATTAGAGCAGTACGCGGTGCTGCTTAG
- a CDS encoding DUF6950 family protein has product MNANAKLAAFVTQRNCEPFKWGKNDCCLLIADWVLFATGNDVAADFRGAYRSKTGAFKQLFKRDLNDVQSVFKDRLNPEVPIAYARRGDIALVEFNNEYVGGIVTVNAVVCVGDKGLVTLPMDAVKAVYPLEPRDV; this is encoded by the coding sequence ATGAACGCCAACGCTAAACTTGCTGCTTTTGTTACTCAGCGTAACTGTGAACCTTTTAAATGGGGTAAAAATGATTGTTGCTTATTGATTGCAGATTGGGTGTTGTTTGCAACGGGCAATGATGTTGCAGCTGACTTTAGAGGCGCTTATCGCTCAAAAACGGGGGCATTTAAACAATTGTTTAAACGCGATTTAAACGATGTTCAAAGTGTATTTAAAGACCGTTTAAACCCTGAAGTACCGATTGCTTACGCACGCCGTGGCGACATTGCATTAGTTGAATTTAATAATGAATATGTGGGCGGCATTGTGACTGTTAACGCTGTGGTATGTGTAGGTGATAAAGGGTTAGTTACTCTACCTATGGATGCCGTAAAGGCGGTGTACCCGTTGGAGCCTCGCGATGTCTAA
- a CDS encoding phage tail protein produces the protein MSKVVDVVVDTGGDIFGLGRSVFNKTVGALWDSLTPDLPEEDLATLAKGLQKGIDQPRRITFGRDRVGGVIAHQAEVERGEKKFVQMVVLINGAPIDALEEIYIADKPITDYPGESWDYELSDGRHTTANTKAVAKMAGWTNEHIGIDQAHIFIELENNREVFEDGISETEFLIRGARVWDPRDTTQNPDDETTWAWSQNAVLCALHYVRFYGAHEVPFDRLPLGWWIAAINVCDEDAEFKDAAGKLTTEKRYTTNGSFTFSSKPLDVLNQLEGCFAGKIFRQMGQWYVRVGAWYGNPTYTINADDVHGNIKIKWHADLRDRANVVRATFTDPMQNYDRTDAPPVVSAGYQAIDNQILEKSITLPFVRSGTTAQRLATIHLEQTRLGEIELPLKHKGLAAAVGRTVYLNLPSESINNKVYRVVERRFRLDGGVTLMCVEDGPDLWADNLVPGAQDLTPNSDYLVGKPQPIFDVRVTIDGDGNGIIKWNHPAPLAVNEYDIEFINTVADEQVFKTSVTYTQVTIPNLQLGEYTARISAKNIFGQRSLLVAVQFSVLTPTLPTVYVTADYNQITLTADIATAGIGTAFEWEFLGTTESPQSGERVLAQIYNRIGLKSETEYKFRVRSVNHLGASAWVDVIASTTLVDLTEFINGVELTQLSEDAQTLIDDMNTQVDRLRPETENNLPDVIAQTVSELNLEKQARVDIEKGVFDLSANYTNWRQEYEQRQLGNERLIDAAVYFDRDSGTIVNRAFAHTENAFNEATLKINGVNASVAIQANRITQSDKRISQAEAELIVQAGQITQRATFSEMQSEIAGAIEALSPAYSWQFNSNNEGFTGVQSHNIQGYITALGQITAPVVSYLADENPMFRLRVRLHLDKQWLGQISFNSADAIINIPAPANNEWQTLQVDATGTEGYTGLITALAFNLGECDIDFIEVGKRGANDLALNDITVRTSSLENDINAGTGIMAQYATTTWVNALGYQTQSSVNEILDTFNTTYRVSATLQAFNDAGTLEKANNAQQFINGAEAYIQNQITSFIAGDGGDDSVTAKFVSVNQKLDALKGTVDQNIIQMKGLEIDSESKNLSDIIMAANQIIKNNEFAKNGVQLALAQNELKANTNELESVSKSTLELAAIYNKNQSSVQLVSEAFANEKQASVIRDERYKAQFEDTVARFSDVTTAIATIDEANTVRDQEFESFVADTVSSFDEVAETFASQNQAFTTLSQTLTSKINTDTENAKNTAIATAQEYTRTAVGYCVDMNGNISAENDAVQCVASGGSWVNGPLAEFIANMQITDGENSASIKELRQVFKTVDGELVARGGWQLDNNGRAVGVVGYNDGETGNLDLVGDVIRQGFMVGNTFVATSYVDNTDPANPVHTFKGRMVLGDGHTVESLDDIKAQDGAKGDKGDTPTITTNPDGSYTISNGSKAVTIKDGLNGDDAPIPTVTDNGNGTHTVTDGAGNSVVIADGVDGYTPIKGTDYFDGKNGDFVSLIYKSATSKPAKPAGGTFNGSSEALPSGWQDAPYFEAGKKTYVSTTRYKDNGTNSWPKTGWSEPSEYIVKGDKGDSIKGDSGARGSVEVQVGTSTGAWSDSTANASLPSAPVLHDRVTIYKSSNPSVQTTKRYTGSAWQNYTLYVHGSAIIEDTLDGKVLRAGTRIESPRIDLIGQNFMKIELASGFGPENLFYWFGPKIMRNGLPDLNNLTRANATEWKDVYGNSFQKGSFIAGALESSVSTGHLVNTPSREIEFTSNGNLIYFAVSYQHRRYKEGPLHGDPTSVQCPAAQQFKPTNGTVYLERWNGNSWYVVSSHSFSGTYSCRNGAFESEGYGTPNHTPNVPYYASSISAKAFTFSHTPGSGYQKYRVRAQVNDFYAAPGVGQFLSLAVSE, from the coding sequence ATGTCTAAGGTTGTTGATGTTGTAGTTGATACTGGGGGTGATATTTTTGGCCTAGGGCGCAGTGTTTTTAATAAAACAGTGGGAGCGCTCTGGGATTCGCTTACGCCTGATTTACCAGAAGAAGATTTAGCGACACTGGCTAAAGGCTTACAAAAAGGTATTGATCAGCCCCGACGCATTACGTTTGGCCGCGACCGTGTTGGTGGTGTTATTGCGCACCAGGCGGAAGTTGAACGTGGTGAAAAAAAGTTTGTGCAAATGGTGGTGCTTATAAATGGTGCCCCTATTGACGCGCTTGAAGAAATTTATATAGCTGATAAACCCATTACTGATTATCCAGGCGAAAGCTGGGATTATGAGTTAAGTGATGGCCGCCATACAACGGCTAATACTAAAGCTGTGGCTAAGATGGCCGGTTGGACAAATGAGCATATAGGCATTGACCAAGCACATATTTTTATAGAGCTGGAAAACAACCGCGAAGTATTTGAAGATGGTATTAGTGAAACCGAGTTTTTAATTCGTGGTGCACGGGTGTGGGATCCGCGCGATACGACTCAAAACCCTGATGATGAAACTACGTGGGCTTGGAGCCAAAATGCTGTGCTATGCGCCCTGCACTACGTTCGATTTTACGGTGCGCATGAAGTGCCGTTTGACCGTTTACCGCTGGGCTGGTGGATAGCTGCAATAAACGTATGTGACGAAGATGCTGAGTTTAAAGATGCTGCAGGTAAACTAACAACCGAAAAACGCTATACCACGAATGGTAGCTTTACCTTTAGCTCGAAACCGCTTGATGTATTAAACCAATTAGAGGGATGTTTTGCGGGCAAGATTTTTAGGCAAATGGGCCAGTGGTATGTACGTGTTGGGGCTTGGTATGGCAATCCTACATACACTATTAATGCTGATGATGTGCATGGCAACATTAAAATAAAGTGGCATGCTGATTTACGCGATCGTGCGAATGTTGTGAGAGCGACGTTTACCGATCCAATGCAAAATTACGACCGCACAGATGCCCCGCCTGTTGTGTCTGCTGGGTATCAAGCTATTGATAATCAGATATTAGAAAAGTCAATTACGTTACCGTTTGTGCGCAGTGGCACGACGGCCCAGCGCCTGGCAACAATACATTTAGAACAAACCCGGTTAGGTGAAATTGAACTGCCGCTTAAGCATAAGGGGTTGGCTGCAGCTGTTGGCCGTACGGTGTATTTAAACCTACCGAGTGAGTCGATAAACAATAAAGTATACCGTGTAGTTGAGCGCCGCTTTAGATTAGATGGCGGCGTGACATTGATGTGCGTTGAAGACGGCCCTGATTTATGGGCTGATAATTTAGTACCTGGTGCGCAAGATTTAACACCAAATAGTGACTATTTAGTGGGTAAGCCACAACCTATTTTTGATGTACGGGTTACGATTGATGGTGACGGCAATGGCATTATTAAATGGAACCACCCTGCGCCGCTTGCTGTTAATGAATATGATATTGAGTTTATTAATACTGTGGCTGATGAGCAGGTGTTTAAAACCTCTGTTACCTACACCCAAGTAACGATTCCAAATTTACAACTAGGTGAATACACCGCACGTATTAGTGCAAAAAACATATTTGGACAACGCTCCTTACTTGTAGCTGTGCAATTTAGTGTACTTACCCCGACTTTACCTACCGTTTATGTAACTGCAGATTACAACCAAATAACGCTAACTGCTGACATAGCTACAGCAGGTATTGGCACTGCGTTTGAGTGGGAATTCTTAGGTACCACAGAAAGTCCACAAAGCGGTGAGCGTGTGTTGGCGCAAATATACAACCGTATTGGCCTAAAAAGTGAAACTGAGTATAAATTTAGAGTGCGCAGCGTTAACCATTTGGGTGCTAGCGCCTGGGTAGATGTTATTGCAAGTACCACACTTGTAGATTTAACCGAGTTTATAAATGGTGTTGAATTAACTCAATTAAGTGAGGACGCACAAACACTTATTGACGACATGAACACGCAAGTTGATCGCTTGCGCCCTGAAACCGAGAACAATTTACCCGATGTAATAGCCCAAACAGTAAGTGAGTTAAACCTTGAAAAACAAGCCCGTGTTGATATTGAAAAAGGTGTGTTTGACTTATCTGCAAATTACACTAATTGGCGGCAGGAGTATGAGCAGCGCCAATTAGGTAATGAGCGTTTAATAGATGCGGCTGTCTATTTTGATCGTGATAGTGGAACAATTGTTAATCGTGCTTTTGCTCATACTGAGAATGCGTTTAACGAGGCTACTTTAAAAATTAATGGGGTGAATGCCAGCGTTGCTATACAAGCAAACCGTATAACTCAAAGCGATAAACGTATAAGCCAAGCCGAAGCTGAGCTTATTGTGCAAGCTGGGCAAATTACACAACGCGCTACGTTTAGTGAAATGCAGAGTGAAATAGCTGGGGCTATTGAAGCGTTAAGCCCTGCTTATAGCTGGCAATTTAATAGTAACAATGAAGGGTTTACAGGAGTTCAAAGCCACAATATACAAGGCTACATTACGGCTCTAGGACAAATTACAGCCCCTGTAGTAAGTTACTTAGCCGATGAAAACCCAATGTTTAGGTTACGTGTACGCTTACACTTAGATAAACAATGGTTAGGACAAATTAGTTTTAATAGTGCTGACGCTATAATTAATATACCGGCTCCTGCAAATAACGAGTGGCAAACGCTGCAAGTTGATGCGACTGGCACCGAAGGTTACACAGGGTTAATAACCGCCCTCGCCTTTAATTTAGGTGAGTGTGATATTGATTTTATTGAAGTGGGTAAACGTGGCGCTAATGATTTAGCGCTTAATGATATTACAGTTCGCACATCTAGTTTAGAGAATGATATTAATGCGGGTACGGGTATTATGGCCCAGTACGCAACGACAACGTGGGTGAATGCTTTAGGTTATCAAACACAATCTAGCGTTAATGAAATACTAGATACCTTTAACACTACGTATAGAGTTAGCGCCACGCTACAAGCCTTCAATGACGCGGGAACGCTTGAAAAAGCCAATAATGCTCAACAGTTTATTAATGGTGCTGAAGCATACATACAGAACCAGATAACATCCTTTATTGCTGGGGATGGTGGTGACGATAGCGTAACCGCAAAGTTTGTAAGTGTTAACCAAAAATTAGATGCCTTAAAAGGTACGGTAGACCAGAATATTATACAGATGAAGGGTTTAGAAATAGACTCGGAGTCAAAAAACCTCAGCGATATTATTATGGCTGCGAACCAGATCATAAAAAATAATGAGTTTGCAAAGAACGGGGTGCAGTTAGCTTTAGCTCAAAATGAACTAAAAGCAAATACCAATGAGCTGGAGTCTGTTTCTAAAAGTACCCTTGAACTGGCGGCAATATACAACAAGAACCAGTCGAGTGTTCAACTAGTAAGCGAAGCTTTTGCAAATGAAAAGCAAGCCAGCGTAATACGTGATGAGCGTTATAAGGCACAGTTTGAAGATACGGTAGCGAGATTTAGTGACGTTACCACAGCGATTGCCACCATTGATGAAGCAAATACGGTGCGTGACCAAGAGTTTGAATCGTTTGTTGCTGATACAGTTAGCAGCTTTGACGAAGTAGCCGAAACTTTTGCTAGCCAGAATCAAGCATTTACAACGCTTTCGCAAACGCTTACCTCAAAAATAAATACAGATACCGAGAATGCAAAAAATACTGCAATAGCAACAGCACAAGAATACACCCGCACTGCTGTGGGTTATTGTGTTGATATGAATGGCAATATAAGCGCTGAGAATGATGCGGTGCAATGTGTTGCTAGCGGTGGTTCATGGGTAAATGGGCCACTTGCTGAGTTTATTGCCAATATGCAAATTACCGACGGTGAAAATAGCGCAAGTATTAAAGAGCTGCGCCAAGTATTTAAGACTGTGGATGGTGAGCTTGTTGCCCGTGGAGGCTGGCAATTAGATAACAATGGTCGTGCGGTGGGTGTTGTTGGCTATAACGATGGTGAAACCGGAAACTTAGATTTGGTGGGTGATGTTATTCGCCAGGGCTTCATGGTGGGTAATACCTTTGTAGCAACGTCTTACGTGGATAATACCGATCCGGCTAATCCGGTGCATACATTTAAGGGCCGTATGGTGCTAGGTGATGGCCATACTGTAGAAAGCTTAGATGATATAAAAGCACAAGATGGTGCAAAAGGTGATAAAGGAGATACACCCACAATTACTACTAACCCAGATGGTTCCTACACCATTAGCAATGGTAGTAAAGCGGTAACTATTAAAGATGGTTTGAATGGCGATGATGCCCCAATACCTACGGTTACGGACAATGGCAACGGAACGCATACAGTCACGGATGGCGCGGGTAACAGCGTTGTTATTGCTGATGGAGTAGACGGATACACCCCGATTAAAGGCACAGATTATTTCGATGGGAAAAATGGTGATTTTGTTAGCCTGATTTATAAATCAGCAACCAGCAAACCCGCTAAACCTGCAGGAGGGACATTCAATGGCTCTAGCGAAGCCTTGCCCAGTGGATGGCAGGATGCCCCCTACTTTGAGGCCGGTAAAAAAACCTATGTGTCAACAACTCGATATAAAGATAACGGTACTAATAGCTGGCCTAAAACGGGTTGGTCAGAACCCAGTGAATATATAGTAAAAGGCGACAAGGGTGATAGTATTAAAGGCGACTCAGGCGCACGCGGATCGGTTGAAGTTCAGGTTGGGACCTCAACAGGCGCATGGTCAGACTCAACAGCAAATGCCTCACTTCCAAGCGCCCCCGTTCTTCATGACCGTGTAACTATTTATAAGTCTAGCAATCCAAGTGTTCAAACAACCAAACGATATACAGGATCAGCATGGCAAAACTACACGCTATACGTTCATGGTAGCGCAATTATAGAAGATACATTAGACGGTAAAGTGTTACGTGCGGGCACCCGTATAGAATCGCCTCGCATTGACCTGATTGGTCAAAACTTTATGAAAATAGAGCTAGCCAGCGGCTTTGGACCTGAAAACTTGTTTTATTGGTTTGGCCCAAAGATCATGAGAAATGGTCTCCCCGATTTAAATAATCTAACGCGCGCTAATGCTACAGAGTGGAAAGATGTTTATGGCAACTCTTTTCAAAAGGGCTCGTTTATAGCAGGCGCGCTGGAAAGTAGTGTTAGCACCGGACATTTAGTTAACACCCCATCGAGAGAAATAGAGTTTACATCGAACGGTAATCTTATTTATTTTGCAGTGAGTTATCAGCATAGACGCTATAAAGAAGGCCCTTTGCACGGCGATCCTACATCCGTGCAATGCCCTGCAGCACAACAGTT